One stretch of Dissulfurimicrobium hydrothermale DNA includes these proteins:
- a CDS encoding pilus assembly protein yields MKGFSGTICWLVVFLGLSGPLFTGALSYAAMNDYCQTPPFVTEAVQPNVMLTVDVSGSMSWCAYNPDSSKSNCCTSSSGCGWTYQGTEEGYFTPDKKYMYDSSNNYWVETTDSTALTKCPKNTTGISTSSSKRYMGSCLNYHLMHRIDLVRWAMTGGNPASCTGNKTFDKNQCDPELWQQPGNSGKVGSVCNNTIGGCILLTDGGQKVKVPWSRVYGGLVFQFENMSLRPRIGAMFFSGSGIRSDGKVYIGDFTAPNSTSTQFPYMNLITSINSSAPSGGTPTGPAMWDTFNYFSQTDPQYGGLAPQSGSGDRWKDPMYVCDGGGTNCSLVPCAKNFTILMSDGQWNTPGCSGSPSDPVMPAYQMHEGFTNLATNIQTNVNAVYAIGLFLGGTGETALKNVAMYGSFNTAGRTWPDSLAGYPQGACYMDDCGSGNGSGCTPLPASSPDWDANGDGIPDTFYNASDAQGIKDTIMNAILDILRRASSGTAVSVLSSSEGSGANLIQALFYPKRTFGQTEISWISDLMNYWYYMDPYFTYSQIREDTVREGDTASPPYTLLDLKNDYIANFYFDNSQQKTMESRCQDTDGNGSCDTNIDTVPIEDAKAIWRAGFNLWWTDPSSRWIKTWVDKNTGIIPFSTSNSSTLAPYLMAGSDPAAKKIINYIRGYDQVCASTGLACSGCSDCTAIGRNRTVSIDINNNGTIDTGETNVWKLGDIINSTPRIMGPSPLNNYHLPAPSGYNDQTYSDFVNSNDYANRGRVFVGANDGMLHAFRLGKLAQTWSSPPALQPQQPWQKAMLTGGTGTGGIGTESWAFIPKNVLPYLQYLLDPNYCHIYMVDGPITLVDASINKPSTCSQANYWDCPKITTQAGGNLDLTNTSWSTVVMGSMGFGGASIKKTCNGNINGTPCDVDTDCQGNQTCQNPNPTTKVGAPLLDSSGNPVGMSSYFALDVTNQDNPVLLWEFSDPSLGFTNIAPAIVREGNRNNNGRWFAVIASGPTGPIDTGSHEFKAVSDQNLKLFILDMKTGALLRTIDTGITNAFAGSLQNATIDLERNDTNNAGNYSDDAVYVGYTQCTANCNTSNPTWGGGVLRLIMDDNPDPSQWTVSKVIDGIGPVTGSIAKLLDRKNGLLWLYFGEGRYFYKTDDLTTQRKLYGIQEPCYINSDIALSCNTAFDKTTLQDQTGSITTTNGDLPSGKTGWFINLDPANSNFGAERVISNPTSSTNGAVFFLTFAPSADICGYGGSTYLWTIDYKTGGSVGYALQGKVMIQVSTGEIKELDLSNKTGTFPNSSNRKSNAILGVPPTGQGLMVVTNPLPIKKVIHVQEK; encoded by the coding sequence ATGAAAGGATTCTCCGGGACAATCTGCTGGCTAGTGGTCTTTTTAGGTCTCAGTGGCCCATTGTTTACAGGGGCGCTGTCATATGCTGCAATGAATGACTACTGTCAGACGCCGCCATTTGTCACCGAGGCCGTGCAGCCAAATGTCATGCTGACGGTCGATGTCAGCGGTTCAATGAGCTGGTGCGCTTATAATCCTGATAGCTCAAAATCTAATTGCTGCACCTCGAGCAGTGGTTGCGGCTGGACATACCAGGGTACTGAGGAGGGATATTTTACGCCTGATAAAAAATATATGTACGATTCAAGCAATAATTATTGGGTGGAGACGACAGACTCTACTGCCCTGACCAAATGCCCCAAAAATACCACTGGCATTTCTACTTCATCCTCCAAACGTTACATGGGAAGTTGCCTCAATTATCATCTCATGCACAGGATCGATCTTGTACGCTGGGCCATGACAGGGGGTAATCCGGCCTCATGCACCGGAAATAAAACATTCGATAAAAATCAGTGCGACCCTGAGCTGTGGCAGCAACCTGGCAATTCAGGCAAGGTCGGCTCGGTATGCAACAACACCATAGGAGGATGTATCCTCCTGACTGATGGAGGTCAAAAGGTAAAGGTCCCGTGGAGCAGGGTGTACGGCGGGCTCGTGTTCCAGTTCGAGAATATGAGCCTGAGGCCCCGGATAGGCGCGATGTTTTTCAGCGGCTCCGGCATAAGAAGCGATGGCAAGGTCTATATAGGTGACTTTACCGCGCCGAACAGCACCAGCACCCAATTCCCCTATATGAACCTCATCACCTCTATAAACTCCTCTGCTCCCAGCGGAGGCACGCCCACAGGCCCGGCCATGTGGGATACCTTCAATTATTTCAGCCAGACCGACCCTCAATACGGCGGCCTGGCCCCACAATCAGGAAGCGGCGACAGATGGAAAGACCCCATGTATGTATGCGATGGAGGCGGGACTAACTGCTCACTTGTTCCTTGCGCCAAGAACTTCACGATCCTGATGTCGGACGGTCAGTGGAACACTCCCGGGTGTTCTGGCAGTCCATCCGACCCCGTCATGCCCGCCTATCAGATGCACGAGGGCTTCACAAACCTTGCAACCAACATCCAAACCAATGTAAACGCCGTTTACGCCATAGGTCTCTTCCTTGGAGGTACTGGTGAGACAGCACTCAAGAACGTGGCCATGTACGGCTCGTTCAACACGGCTGGAAGGACCTGGCCTGACAGCCTTGCAGGCTACCCTCAAGGCGCCTGCTACATGGACGACTGCGGAAGCGGCAATGGCAGTGGATGCACGCCGCTGCCTGCGTCATCGCCCGACTGGGACGCCAACGGGGACGGCATACCCGACACCTTTTACAACGCCTCGGATGCACAGGGCATAAAAGACACCATCATGAACGCGATCCTTGACATCCTCCGTCGGGCCTCATCCGGTACGGCCGTCTCAGTGCTTTCGTCCAGCGAGGGCAGCGGCGCCAACCTCATCCAGGCACTCTTTTATCCCAAACGTACCTTCGGACAGACAGAGATATCCTGGATAAGCGACCTGATGAACTACTGGTATTATATGGATCCATACTTTACCTATTCGCAGATAAGGGAGGATACGGTCAGGGAAGGCGATACGGCCTCTCCTCCATACACACTGCTTGATCTGAAAAATGACTACATTGCGAACTTCTATTTTGACAACAGCCAGCAGAAGACCATGGAATCGAGATGCCAAGATACGGATGGAAACGGAAGCTGCGACACAAACATCGACACGGTGCCAATAGAAGATGCAAAGGCCATCTGGCGGGCAGGGTTCAATCTCTGGTGGACCGATCCGTCGAGCAGGTGGATCAAGACATGGGTGGATAAAAACACAGGAATAATTCCATTTTCCACCTCTAACTCTTCTACTCTTGCGCCTTACCTAATGGCTGGCTCTGATCCAGCGGCAAAAAAGATAATAAACTACATCCGTGGATATGATCAGGTCTGCGCGTCCACAGGGCTTGCTTGCTCCGGTTGTTCCGATTGTACGGCAATCGGCAGGAACAGGACCGTCTCGATAGATATCAACAACAACGGAACTATTGATACAGGGGAGACTAATGTCTGGAAGCTTGGAGACATCATAAACTCCACACCGCGCATCATGGGGCCAAGCCCTCTGAACAATTACCATCTGCCTGCTCCATCGGGTTATAACGATCAAACCTATTCTGACTTTGTAAACAGCAATGATTACGCCAACAGGGGCCGCGTCTTTGTCGGGGCGAACGACGGGATGCTCCATGCCTTCAGATTGGGCAAACTGGCGCAGACCTGGTCGTCTCCGCCGGCGCTGCAACCGCAACAACCCTGGCAAAAAGCGATGCTGACCGGCGGGACCGGCACCGGCGGGATCGGGACAGAAAGCTGGGCATTCATACCCAAAAACGTCCTGCCCTACCTCCAGTATCTTTTAGATCCCAATTACTGTCACATCTATATGGTAGACGGGCCGATTACCCTGGTGGATGCGAGCATAAACAAGCCATCAACATGCAGCCAGGCCAACTACTGGGACTGCCCAAAGATTACAACCCAAGCTGGCGGCAATCTTGATCTGACCAATACAAGCTGGAGTACAGTTGTAATGGGGAGCATGGGATTCGGCGGGGCATCGATAAAAAAGACCTGTAACGGGAATATCAATGGCACACCTTGTGATGTTGACACCGATTGTCAGGGCAACCAGACCTGCCAAAATCCCAATCCGACCACAAAGGTTGGCGCGCCTCTGCTGGATTCATCAGGCAATCCAGTGGGGATGTCATCCTATTTCGCACTGGATGTGACAAATCAAGATAATCCTGTGCTTTTGTGGGAGTTCAGCGATCCATCGCTTGGATTTACCAATATCGCACCTGCAATAGTCAGGGAGGGTAACAGGAACAATAATGGCAGGTGGTTTGCAGTCATTGCATCCGGCCCGACCGGGCCCATAGATACAGGTTCCCATGAATTCAAGGCGGTATCCGACCAAAACCTCAAACTCTTTATCCTGGATATGAAGACTGGGGCGCTTCTCCGAACGATAGATACAGGTATTACCAATGCCTTTGCAGGATCTCTTCAGAACGCCACCATTGACCTTGAAAGAAACGATACAAACAATGCAGGCAACTATTCTGACGATGCAGTCTATGTCGGTTATACGCAATGCACCGCAAATTGTAATACCAGCAATCCAACATGGGGCGGCGGGGTATTGCGGCTTATAATGGACGACAATCCTGACCCGAGTCAGTGGACTGTAAGCAAGGTAATCGACGGGATAGGGCCTGTCACCGGCTCCATCGCAAAACTTCTTGACAGAAAAAACGGCCTCCTCTGGCTCTATTTCGGCGAAGGGCGATATTTCTACAAGACTGATGACCTGACAACCCAGCGGAAGCTATATGGAATACAGGAGCCATGCTATATCAATTCAGATATCGCCCTTAGCTGCAATACCGCTTTTGACAAAACCACGCTCCAGGACCAGACAGGCAGCATAACAACGACCAATGGAGACCTGCCAAGTGGCAAAACCGGCTGGTTCATAAACCTAGATCCAGCAAATTCGAACTTCGGCGCGGAGAGGGTTATTTCGAACCCGACCTCGAGCACGAACGGCGCGGTCTTTTTCCTGACGTTCGCCCCATCTGCGGATATCTGCGGCTACGGCGGAAGCACATATCTCTGGACGATCGACTACAAGACGGGCGGAAGCGTGGGCTATGCCCTGCAAGGCAAGGTCATGATACAGGTCTCGACAGGCGAGATAAAGGAGCTGGATCTGTCAAATAAAACAGGGACATTCCCCAACAGCTCCAACAGAAAGAGCAACGCCATCCTCGGCGTTCCGCCGACCGGACAAGGCCTGATGGTCGTTACAAATCCCCTGCCCATTAAAAAGGTCATCCATGTCCAGGAAAAATAG
- a CDS encoding winged helix-turn-helix domain-containing protein, which yields MRPKFAPSDKDKALPDVSLSKDGYVIKGRIWIEGPGGETFLGFGRVTLLQRIAEYGSISQAARSMDMSYKHAWDLVDSMNRGAGRLLVETSTGGKGGGGTRLTDAGREAIRLFWELYGEFKAFLNEKTEKFIF from the coding sequence TTGCGCCCCAAATTTGCCCCGTCAGACAAGGATAAGGCCCTGCCGGATGTGTCCCTTTCAAAAGACGGCTACGTCATCAAGGGCCGCATATGGATCGAGGGGCCGGGCGGGGAGACATTTCTTGGGTTCGGCAGGGTCACACTCCTTCAAAGGATAGCCGAGTACGGCTCCATATCGCAGGCTGCGCGTTCAATGGACATGTCTTACAAGCACGCTTGGGACCTCGTTGATTCCATGAATCGGGGCGCCGGACGCCTGCTTGTCGAGACCTCGACCGGTGGCAAGGGCGGAGGCGGGACGCGGCTTACGGACGCCGGCAGGGAGGCGATTCGTCTCTTTTGGGAGCTTTATGGTGAATTTAAGGCCTTTTTAAATGAAAAAACTGAGAAATTTATATTTTAG
- a CDS encoding efflux RND transporter permease subunit, which produces MIERIIEYSARNRVIILMIFALVIAWGIWAVYHTPVDAIPDLSDNQVIVYTEYPGRSPQVVEDQVTYPLVVNLQGLPMVKAVRASSAFGFSMIYVIFDDKADIYWARTRVLERLNYAASFLPPGVTPTLGPDGTGVGQVFWYTIEGKGYDLEKLRTIQDWFVRYQLETVPGVAEVASIGGYVREYQIDLDPNKLLAYNINIRDVVDAVKRSNSEVGGRILEQSDAEYLIRGTGYVQSLHDLEDIVVGADARGTPVYVKNLGVVQLGGAIRRGLLDVNGKGEAVGGIVVMRYGENAKDVIDRVKEKIKSLKKGLPPGVKIVTRYDRSDLIERSIHTLKRALTEESIVVSLVVLIFLLHFQSAMVIVITLPIAVLISFIAMKLIGVTSNIMSLGGIAIAIGVLVDAGVIMVENCYRHLTELPPEERREKRLEVVIASAKQVGRAIFFSLAIIVLSFVPVFMLEGQEGKLFHPLAFTKTFSMIGSAMIAITLVPVLMYYLMRGKMPPESANPVSSFFIRLYSPVIKWVLKHKKTTIFLNILALGIAIPMFMSIGSEFMPPLDEGSLLYMPVTLPNIAITEAKRLIQVQDAIIKSQPEVESVLGKVGRAETATDPAPISMFETIITLKPKDMWRPGITKNDIISELDAKLQIPGVRNGWTQPIINRINMLSTGVRTDLGVKIFGSDLSVLQDLAVKAEGILKTVPGAADVVAERVTGGDYIDIDVDREAAARYGVQVQDVQDVIETALGGERITTFVNGRDRFPIRVRYLRDYRDSIQKIRRILVSGMDGAQIPLSLVTKVRVTTGAPEIASEGGLLRSIVFLNVHGRDMGGFVRDAKRVLERKLRLPPGYYVLWSGQWENQVRAKKRLEILIPAGMLIIFILLYFTFRSALEASMVMLSVPFALVGGVYLVKALGYNMSVAVWVGFIALYGIAVETGVVMVIYLHEALDKRLIKGPITEQDIYDATFEGAVLRLRPKLMTVAVALLGLVPIMWSDGTGADVMKPIAAPMIGGMISSAIHVLIMTPVIFVLMKTHDLKKGKLKYSGMKH; this is translated from the coding sequence ATGATCGAACGCATAATAGAATATTCCGCCCGAAACAGGGTCATCATCCTGATGATCTTTGCCCTTGTCATTGCCTGGGGGATCTGGGCGGTCTATCATACGCCTGTCGACGCCATCCCTGACCTCTCCGACAACCAGGTGATCGTATATACCGAATATCCGGGCCGTTCGCCCCAGGTGGTAGAGGACCAGGTGACCTATCCTTTGGTAGTGAACCTCCAGGGGCTTCCTATGGTCAAGGCGGTGAGGGCGTCGAGTGCCTTCGGCTTTTCTATGATCTACGTGATATTTGACGACAAGGCCGACATCTATTGGGCCAGGACCAGGGTGTTGGAACGACTCAATTATGCGGCATCGTTTCTGCCTCCAGGGGTCACGCCGACCCTCGGCCCCGATGGTACCGGCGTGGGTCAGGTCTTCTGGTACACCATCGAAGGCAAAGGCTATGATCTGGAAAAGCTCAGGACCATTCAAGACTGGTTTGTCCGCTATCAATTGGAAACCGTCCCTGGGGTGGCCGAGGTGGCCTCCATCGGCGGCTATGTGCGCGAGTACCAGATCGACCTCGATCCCAATAAGCTCCTTGCCTACAATATCAATATCAGGGATGTCGTAGATGCAGTTAAACGCTCCAACAGCGAGGTCGGTGGCCGGATACTGGAGCAGTCCGATGCCGAGTACCTGATCCGCGGTACTGGTTATGTCCAATCCCTTCATGACCTGGAAGATATTGTTGTGGGCGCTGATGCGCGCGGTACGCCGGTCTATGTGAAGAATCTGGGTGTTGTCCAGCTTGGCGGCGCCATCCGCCGCGGTCTTTTGGACGTAAACGGCAAGGGTGAGGCGGTTGGCGGGATCGTTGTCATGCGTTACGGAGAAAACGCCAAGGACGTAATCGACCGGGTCAAGGAGAAGATCAAGTCCCTGAAAAAGGGCCTCCCCCCTGGAGTGAAGATCGTCACCCGCTATGACCGGTCAGACCTCATCGAGCGCTCCATCCATACCTTGAAGCGGGCCCTGACGGAAGAGTCGATAGTCGTATCCCTCGTGGTGTTGATCTTCCTTCTCCACTTCCAGAGCGCCATGGTGATCGTCATCACCCTTCCCATTGCCGTCTTGATCTCCTTTATCGCCATGAAGCTCATTGGAGTCACCTCAAATATCATGTCGCTGGGTGGGATTGCCATCGCCATTGGCGTCCTGGTGGATGCCGGGGTGATCATGGTGGAAAACTGCTACCGGCACCTCACGGAACTCCCCCCTGAAGAACGGCGGGAAAAACGGCTGGAGGTCGTCATAGCTTCGGCAAAGCAGGTGGGCAGGGCCATCTTCTTTTCGCTGGCCATCATCGTCCTCTCCTTTGTCCCTGTCTTCATGCTTGAAGGGCAGGAGGGGAAGCTCTTTCATCCCCTAGCCTTTACAAAGACCTTTTCCATGATCGGTTCGGCGATGATCGCCATCACACTCGTGCCGGTACTGATGTACTACCTGATGCGCGGCAAGATGCCGCCGGAAAGCGCAAACCCGGTCTCCTCATTTTTTATCAGGCTCTATTCGCCGGTGATAAAGTGGGTGCTCAAACACAAGAAGACCACTATCTTTCTGAACATCCTGGCATTAGGGATTGCCATACCCATGTTCATGTCCATCGGCAGCGAGTTCATGCCGCCGCTCGATGAGGGCTCGCTTCTCTACATGCCGGTGACCCTGCCGAATATTGCCATCACCGAGGCGAAGCGGCTTATCCAGGTTCAGGACGCCATTATCAAGAGCCAGCCGGAGGTGGAGAGCGTCCTTGGCAAGGTGGGGCGGGCTGAGACCGCCACCGATCCGGCGCCGATCTCTATGTTCGAGACGATTATCACCTTGAAGCCCAAGGATATGTGGCGGCCGGGCATTACCAAAAACGACATCATCTCAGAGCTGGACGCCAAGCTTCAGATCCCGGGGGTGCGTAACGGTTGGACCCAGCCTATCATCAATCGGATCAACATGCTTTCGACAGGGGTACGGACCGATCTCGGGGTAAAGATATTCGGCAGCGATTTAAGTGTGTTGCAAGATCTTGCTGTTAAAGCCGAGGGGATATTGAAGACCGTTCCCGGTGCTGCGGACGTGGTGGCGGAGCGTGTAACCGGAGGTGACTATATCGACATAGACGTGGATAGGGAGGCGGCGGCCCGTTACGGCGTGCAGGTACAGGATGTTCAGGACGTAATCGAAACGGCCCTTGGTGGTGAGCGGATTACCACCTTTGTCAATGGCAGGGATCGGTTTCCGATCCGGGTCAGGTACCTTCGCGACTACCGGGACAGCATCCAAAAGATCCGACGCATCCTTGTCTCAGGCATGGACGGGGCGCAAATACCCCTGTCTCTTGTGACAAAGGTAAGGGTGACCACCGGCGCACCCGAGATCGCAAGCGAAGGCGGGTTGTTGCGTTCCATCGTGTTTTTAAACGTCCACGGCAGGGACATGGGGGGATTCGTCAGGGATGCCAAGCGGGTGTTGGAAAGGAAACTAAGGCTGCCGCCAGGCTACTATGTCTTATGGTCTGGCCAGTGGGAGAATCAGGTCAGGGCGAAGAAGCGGCTTGAGATACTTATTCCGGCAGGGATGCTGATCATCTTCATCCTCCTCTACTTTACCTTTCGTTCGGCGCTTGAGGCGTCCATGGTCATGCTCTCGGTGCCATTCGCCCTGGTAGGCGGGGTTTATCTTGTAAAGGCCCTTGGTTATAACATGTCGGTCGCGGTCTGGGTCGGTTTCATCGCCCTCTACGGGATAGCAGTGGAGACCGGCGTGGTGATGGTCATCTACCTCCACGAGGCCCTGGACAAGCGGCTCATTAAAGGCCCGATCACCGAGCAGGATATCTACGACGCCACCTTTGAGGGGGCAGTACTCAGGCTTCGGCCAAAGCTCATGACCGTGGCGGTTGCCTTGCTGGGTCTCGTGCCGATCATGTGGTCGGACGGTACAGGCGCCGACGTGATGAAGCCTATTGCAGCGCCGATGATCGGCGGCATGATCTCGTCGGCCATCCACGTCCTCATCATGACGCCGGTGATCTTTGTCCTCATGAAGACACATGATCTCAAAAAGGGTAAGCTGAAATATTCAGGCATGAAACATTAA
- a CDS encoding TolC family protein, protein MVFALSAWSGGAVYAAGPQPAEDLAHLIDAALANNPEIKASEARWQAYKNRIAQARSLDDPMLTFKIQNGVLKTPLDFQKDSMTAKVIGVSQQIPFWGKRELKGEAASHEAEALKWDVDERKLELARMVKETWYRLYYVDKATAVVDNNIKVIGGFITIAETRYAVGQGVQQDIYKAQVERSKMLDMRISLEQQRKSLEATLNNLLYRPADTPVGAIPDFDLTPLNLSAEELRKEAYKDRPKLKALQALIEKANAGYRLAEREFYPDFNVSLEYMQREPAMGGEGLDMYSLGLTFNLPVRRARRYAMAAEAAAEEAEARAELNSLRNDIDSGIVDLLAQMKKRQKLITLYKTGIIPQAEQDLESATINYRVGKVDFLTLLDSLMTLFNYEREYYESIADYQIKLAGLEALVGKELGRQNQP, encoded by the coding sequence ATGGTGTTTGCCTTGTCGGCCTGGTCAGGCGGGGCGGTTTATGCCGCAGGGCCCCAGCCTGCTGAAGACCTTGCCCACCTTATCGATGCAGCCCTGGCCAACAATCCTGAAATCAAGGCCTCAGAGGCCCGCTGGCAGGCCTATAAAAACCGTATCGCACAGGCCCGTTCACTTGACGATCCGATGCTGACGTTTAAGATACAAAATGGAGTACTGAAGACCCCTCTCGATTTCCAAAAAGACAGTATGACCGCCAAGGTGATAGGCGTAAGTCAGCAGATCCCGTTTTGGGGCAAGCGGGAGCTCAAGGGAGAGGCGGCGAGTCATGAGGCCGAGGCCTTAAAATGGGATGTCGATGAACGCAAGCTCGAGTTGGCCAGGATGGTCAAGGAGACTTGGTACCGACTTTATTATGTTGACAAGGCGACGGCCGTTGTCGATAACAATATAAAAGTGATCGGCGGCTTCATTACCATTGCCGAGACGAGATATGCGGTCGGCCAAGGGGTACAGCAGGATATCTACAAGGCGCAGGTGGAGCGATCCAAGATGCTCGACATGCGTATATCCCTTGAGCAGCAGCGGAAAAGCCTTGAGGCGACCCTCAACAACCTCCTCTATCGGCCAGCCGATACGCCGGTCGGCGCGATCCCTGACTTTGACCTGACGCCGCTCAATCTCTCAGCAGAAGAACTGCGAAAAGAGGCCTATAAAGACCGACCGAAGCTCAAGGCCCTTCAGGCCCTGATCGAGAAGGCCAATGCGGGCTACAGGCTCGCAGAAAGGGAATTTTATCCGGACTTCAACGTATCGTTAGAATATATGCAGCGGGAACCGGCCATGGGCGGTGAGGGTCTTGATATGTATTCCCTTGGGCTCACCTTCAATCTGCCCGTGCGGCGCGCACGACGCTATGCAATGGCGGCCGAGGCCGCTGCAGAGGAGGCCGAGGCCAGGGCTGAATTGAACAGCCTTAGAAACGACATCGATTCCGGCATCGTAGATCTCCTCGCCCAAATGAAAAAGCGACAGAAGCTTATAACGCTCTACAAGACAGGCATCATCCCACAGGCCGAACAGGATCTGGAGTCCGCAACCATAAATTATCGGGTGGGCAAGGTGGATTTTTTGACCCTTCTGGACAGCCTGATGACCCTCTTCAACTATGAGCGTGAATATTATGAATCCATTGCCGATTACCAGATAAAGCTTGCTGGACTGGAGGCATTGGTTGGCAAGGAGCTGGGCAGACAAAATCAACCGTGA
- a CDS encoding class I SAM-dependent methyltransferase: MQLPKIDWSRLWKEARAREKRRKGPDVWDRRAPSFAKHASKSPYVREFIRILSPEPSWSVLDVGSGPGTLAIPLADKVREITAIDFSGAMIELLKKECACRGIKNITAVKASWEDDWNAVGIWPHDVAIASRSIVVDDLEAALLKLDGIARKQVYISAPVGDGPMDRRLFEAVGRDFPERPDYIYVYNLLHQLGILADVTFITLRDKKTYDSFGEAFESNKWMFDNITPEEEERLENYLKDHLAPEGGGLSMSYERLVRWAVISWKKQA, translated from the coding sequence ATGCAGCTTCCGAAGATTGATTGGAGCAGGCTTTGGAAAGAGGCAAGGGCCAGGGAAAAGAGGCGCAAGGGACCGGATGTGTGGGACAGGCGCGCCCCATCTTTTGCAAAACATGCCTCAAAGAGCCCTTATGTAAGGGAGTTCATTAGGATCCTGTCGCCGGAGCCGTCCTGGAGTGTCCTGGATGTGGGCTCCGGACCGGGCACACTCGCGATCCCGCTGGCCGATAAGGTCAGGGAGATTACAGCGATAGATTTTTCCGGGGCCATGATTGAACTCCTAAAGAAGGAATGCGCCTGCCGCGGGATAAAAAACATAACGGCTGTCAAGGCCTCGTGGGAAGACGACTGGAATGCTGTCGGCATCTGGCCCCATGATGTAGCCATAGCCTCGAGGTCCATTGTCGTGGATGACCTCGAGGCCGCGCTTTTAAAGCTTGATGGCATTGCCAGAAAACAGGTCTATATCTCCGCCCCGGTTGGGGACGGCCCTATGGACAGGAGGCTCTTTGAGGCCGTGGGCCGGGATTTCCCCGAACGGCCCGACTACATATATGTCTACAATCTCCTTCATCAGCTCGGGATACTGGCCGATGTCACCTTTATTACCCTTCGGGACAAAAAGACATACGACAGCTTCGGCGAGGCCTTTGAGTCGAATAAATGGATGTTTGATAATATCACGCCGGAAGAAGAAGAAAGGCTTGAAAACTACCTGAAAGACCACCTTGCGCCTGAAGGGGGAGGGCTTTCAATGTCATACGAACGCCTTGTCCGCTGGGCGGTCATAAGCTGGAAAAAACAAGCCTGA
- a CDS encoding efflux RND transporter periplasmic adaptor subunit: MTNGKKIVISMFILSMLFLGCYLWQQKWHIPFWPGQAGGQTAQYYYTCPMHPFIIRDKPGNCPICGMTLVKVKKAPGVQAAAQAGAKVATKEMADLRGVSLSPTQMVMANVAVTEVKRMPLSREIDAVGIVTYDQARQAKVTSWVSGRIDRLYVNKVGDYVSVKRPVAEIYSPDLVSSQEEYLLAVRSRDQLKDSPIAAISQEGEGLVASARERLKLFGLKDQQIKALEKAGRPDIHLPIYTPLSGVVIDKLVQEGQYVNVGEPLFDIADLSTVWVEMEVYENEFPFLKIGQEADIVSQSFPGKTFHGRISYIYPFLDPKTRTVRARVEIHNPGLELKPNMFVDVSVKAPLGEVLAVPVTAVIETGRRKVVWVETGQDRFVPHYIETGVRARGYVQVLSGLKEGDMVASSGGYLIDSEAQLRSGSGQGSMSGMKMPGDDKGASAPAPKPKPNPKNGDLKMDGMKM, translated from the coding sequence ATGACCAATGGAAAAAAGATTGTGATATCCATGTTTATCCTCTCTATGCTCTTCCTAGGATGCTATCTTTGGCAACAGAAATGGCATATTCCATTCTGGCCAGGACAGGCAGGTGGGCAGACGGCGCAGTATTATTACACATGCCCCATGCACCCGTTTATTATCAGGGACAAGCCAGGAAACTGCCCGATATGCGGCATGACTTTGGTCAAGGTCAAGAAGGCGCCGGGCGTCCAGGCGGCCGCTCAGGCCGGCGCCAAGGTGGCTACAAAAGAGATGGCGGATTTGAGAGGGGTTTCTCTGTCACCAACCCAGATGGTCATGGCCAACGTTGCGGTCACAGAGGTGAAGCGGATGCCGCTTTCCAGAGAGATCGACGCCGTGGGCATCGTTACATATGACCAGGCGCGGCAGGCCAAGGTGACTTCGTGGGTGTCGGGGCGGATCGACAGGTTGTATGTCAACAAGGTGGGTGATTATGTCTCGGTCAAGAGGCCGGTGGCCGAGATCTACTCACCTGACCTTGTGTCGAGCCAGGAGGAATATTTACTTGCCGTCAGGAGCCGAGATCAGTTGAAAGATTCACCCATTGCGGCCATCTCCCAGGAAGGGGAAGGGCTTGTCGCATCCGCCAGGGAGAGGCTTAAGCTCTTTGGATTGAAGGACCAACAGATCAAGGCATTGGAAAAGGCGGGGCGGCCCGATATCCACCTCCCGATCTATACGCCCCTTTCCGGCGTTGTGATCGATAAGCTCGTCCAGGAAGGGCAGTATGTGAACGTGGGCGAACCCCTTTTCGATATTGCCGACCTCTCTACCGTCTGGGTCGAGATGGAGGTCTATGAAAACGAGTTTCCATTCTTGAAGATCGGACAGGAGGCCGATATCGTTTCCCAATCTTTCCCAGGCAAGACCTTTCACGGCCGCATCTCTTACATCTATCCCTTTCTTGACCCGAAGACCCGCACCGTAAGGGCGAGGGTGGAGATACACAACCCAGGTCTGGAGCTGAAGCCCAATATGTTCGTTGACGTCTCTGTTAAGGCGCCTCTTGGCGAGGTCCTTGCAGTTCCGGTGACCGCCGTGATTGAGACAGGCAGACGTAAGGTGGTCTGGGTTGAGACGGGGCAGGATAGGTTTGTGCCGCACTATATCGAGACCGGTGTCAGGGCAAGAGGCTATGTCCAGGTCCTTTCCGGCCTCAAAGAGGGTGATATGGTCGCATCATCAGGCGGTTACCTGATCGATTCAGAGGCTCAATTGAGGTCGGGCAGTGGGCAGGGCTCCATGTCGGGGATGAAGATGCCCGGGGATGACAAGGGCGCATCTGCGCCAGCGCCGAAGCCAAAACCGAATCCCAAAAACGGCGATCTGAAGATGGATGGCATGAAGATGTGA